A window from Candidatus Nitrospira neomarina encodes these proteins:
- a CDS encoding TVP38/TMEM64 family protein produces the protein MTSSILINNISLFRLLKWTVGSIIVLSLVFMLPFEGLSILSSGTLEHHYAHVRTFSHDHYALSVMLYIGLYCFLAALSLPGKLMLTLAAGHFFGTVLGTVYILWGATTGAALAFLGARYVFREAAQETFTHRLPAFHHTLKSKAFSTLLILRLLPVVPFTILNLLAGLTPITFNTFLWATVIGILPCALFLSYLGSQMAHLLPVSDWAPDSLILPVSGLALLALIPLAYLSFTCQKKFVEAGASSGRPVSRSFRPDHSKITAIHP, from the coding sequence ATGACCTCGTCCATCTTAATCAATAACATCTCCCTTTTCCGGCTGCTGAAATGGACGGTTGGTTCAATAATCGTTCTGTCCCTGGTATTCATGCTCCCTTTCGAGGGGTTGTCCATTCTCTCGTCCGGCACGCTGGAGCACCACTACGCACATGTCCGGACCTTTTCTCATGATCATTATGCGTTGAGCGTCATGTTGTATATCGGTCTGTATTGTTTCCTGGCGGCACTGTCTCTTCCTGGAAAATTGATGCTCACCCTTGCAGCCGGACATTTCTTCGGAACGGTATTGGGCACCGTGTATATTCTCTGGGGAGCCACGACAGGAGCGGCTCTGGCATTTTTAGGAGCACGATATGTCTTTCGGGAGGCGGCACAGGAGACATTCACCCACCGCCTTCCCGCCTTTCATCACACCCTGAAGTCCAAGGCATTTTCCACACTCCTGATTCTCCGGCTGCTTCCTGTCGTACCCTTTACCATCTTAAATCTGTTGGCCGGTCTCACGCCCATCACGTTCAACACATTCTTATGGGCTACCGTGATTGGCATTCTCCCATGCGCGCTCTTCCTCTCCTATTTGGGAAGCCAAATGGCTCACCTGTTGCCGGTATCCGATTGGGCACCTGATTCTCTGATTCTGCCTGTATCGGGTCTGGCATTACTGGCACTCATTCCACTGGCCTATCTATCTTTCACTTGTCAGAAAAAATTTGTCGAGGCCGGAGCATCTTCCGGTCGCCCGGTATCCCGGTCTTTCAGGCCTGACCATTCCAAGATCACAGCTATACACCCCTAA
- a CDS encoding GMC family oxidoreductase, translating into MSNSNHYDVIIIGTGAGGGTLAYRLAPTGKKILLLERGNYLPREKDNWNSRAVFVDSKYKARVTWKDKQGHPFHPGIHYYVGGNTKVYGAALLRFRQEDFGEVKHHGGVSPAWPIQYQDLEPYYTEAEHLYHVHGRHSEDPTDPPVSADYRYPAMRHEPRIQELHEDWQRLGYRPFHLPVGVMLDEERPSQSRCIRCNTCDGFPCVMNAKADAQVVCVDPALQHSNVTLLTQAEVIKLDTNASGRSVTFVHAKCGEALRTFSADMVVVACGAINSAALLLRSANSQHPHGLANSSGVVGRHYMCHNNSVMLAISKRPNPTQFQKTIGLNDFYFGSPDWHFPMGHISMVGKQDLDMLKSGAPGFAPGMALDVMAKHSLDFWMTSEDLPDPDNRVEVDRDGQITLRYKDNNLEGHRRLAATLKGMLNRIGCEERLLPSHLYLGKKIPIAGTAHQCGTIRFGYDPTTSALDINCRAHDLDNLYVVDASFFVSSTAVNPSLTIMANALRVGDHIKERLQA; encoded by the coding sequence ATGTCCAACTCCAATCATTATGATGTCATCATTATCGGAACCGGAGCCGGCGGAGGCACACTGGCGTATCGACTGGCCCCGACAGGGAAAAAAATTCTTCTGCTGGAGCGAGGGAATTATCTCCCGCGTGAAAAGGATAATTGGAATTCCCGCGCCGTCTTCGTGGACAGTAAATATAAAGCCAGGGTGACCTGGAAAGACAAACAGGGCCACCCATTCCATCCCGGCATTCATTACTATGTGGGAGGCAACACGAAGGTCTATGGAGCTGCCCTTCTCCGCTTCCGGCAGGAGGATTTCGGCGAAGTCAAACATCACGGCGGCGTATCTCCTGCCTGGCCCATCCAGTATCAGGATTTGGAACCCTATTATACGGAGGCCGAACACTTGTACCACGTGCATGGCCGACACAGTGAAGATCCCACCGACCCTCCGGTCAGCGCCGATTACCGCTATCCAGCCATGCGTCACGAACCCCGAATCCAGGAATTGCATGAAGACTGGCAGCGATTGGGTTATCGCCCCTTTCATTTGCCGGTTGGCGTCATGTTGGATGAAGAACGACCCTCTCAGAGCCGATGCATCCGGTGTAATACCTGTGACGGCTTCCCGTGCGTCATGAATGCCAAGGCCGATGCCCAGGTTGTTTGCGTGGATCCTGCTCTTCAACATTCCAATGTCACACTGCTGACTCAAGCTGAAGTCATCAAACTGGATACCAACGCTTCCGGCAGATCAGTCACGTTCGTTCACGCCAAGTGCGGTGAGGCGCTTCGAACATTCTCCGCGGATATGGTGGTGGTAGCCTGCGGCGCCATCAACTCGGCGGCACTGCTGTTGCGATCGGCCAACTCCCAACATCCTCATGGCCTGGCCAATTCATCGGGTGTGGTGGGACGCCATTATATGTGCCATAACAATTCCGTCATGCTGGCGATTTCCAAGCGGCCCAATCCGACGCAATTCCAAAAAACAATCGGATTGAACGATTTTTATTTTGGCTCTCCGGATTGGCATTTCCCCATGGGCCATATATCCATGGTGGGAAAACAGGATCTGGACATGCTCAAATCCGGCGCACCAGGCTTTGCACCAGGGATGGCCTTGGATGTTATGGCCAAACATTCTTTGGATTTCTGGATGACCTCCGAAGATCTTCCGGACCCTGATAATCGCGTCGAAGTGGATCGAGACGGTCAGATCACCCTGCGCTATAAGGACAATAATCTGGAAGGACACCGAAGGCTGGCGGCAACCCTCAAGGGCATGCTGAACCGGATTGGATGCGAGGAACGGCTGCTCCCCTCACACCTCTATCTTGGCAAAAAAATTCCCATTGCCGGCACGGCCCATCAATGCGGCACCATTCGTTTCGGTTATGACCCTACGACGTCTGCCCTGGATATCAACTGCCGGGCCCATGACCTGGACAATCTCTATGTGGTCGACGCCAGCTTTTTCGTCTCCAGTACCGCGGTGAATCCATCCCTCACGATTATGGCCAATGCCCTGAGAGTTGGTGACCACATTAAGGAGCGTCTCCAAGCATGA
- a CDS encoding VOC family protein has translation MNVLMSLRRTFALCLFVWHFGVFAWAAPSAPGITAVDSVGMTVQEMDRSMKFYTEVLTFEPVSDVEVWGSEYEQFQGIFGLRMRVVRLKLGEECIELTEYLTPKGKPIPPDSRSHDHWFQHVAIIVQDMNQAYHWLRQHQIRHVSTGPQRLPDWNPQAGGIRAFYFQDPDGHVLEILQFPPGKGQSKWHQPTDRLFLGIDHTAIVVKETEASLRMFRDTLGLRVVGESENYGTEQEHLNQVFGARLRITALRAIEGPGIEFLEYLSPNDGRSMPESERPNDLFHWHTRLVTTQMPALIRQLTMMRTPFLSGGPITLPSPTFGFASGLLIRDPTGHVLQIVQR, from the coding sequence ATGAACGTCTTGATGTCCCTCCGACGTACCTTTGCCCTCTGCCTGTTCGTATGGCACTTCGGAGTATTCGCCTGGGCCGCGCCATCGGCACCCGGCATTACGGCCGTCGACTCCGTGGGAATGACGGTTCAGGAGATGGACCGCTCCATGAAGTTTTACACCGAGGTCTTAACCTTTGAACCCGTCTCCGATGTGGAAGTCTGGGGATCTGAATACGAACAGTTCCAGGGCATTTTCGGCCTCCGCATGCGCGTGGTTCGCCTGAAACTTGGCGAGGAGTGTATTGAACTCACCGAATACCTGACTCCCAAGGGTAAACCTATCCCACCGGACTCACGCAGTCACGACCATTGGTTCCAGCATGTGGCCATTATCGTTCAGGACATGAACCAGGCCTACCACTGGTTGCGGCAGCACCAGATACGTCATGTTTCTACGGGCCCCCAGCGGCTACCTGACTGGAACCCGCAAGCAGGCGGAATTCGGGCTTTCTATTTTCAGGATCCGGACGGGCATGTCCTGGAAATCCTTCAATTTCCGCCAGGAAAGGGACAAAGCAAATGGCACCAACCCACCGACCGGCTGTTTCTGGGTATCGATCATACCGCCATCGTCGTCAAAGAAACGGAGGCCAGTTTACGAATGTTTCGTGATACACTAGGATTACGCGTCGTGGGGGAAAGCGAAAATTATGGAACAGAACAGGAACATCTCAACCAGGTGTTTGGCGCACGACTTCGCATCACCGCTCTTCGGGCAATCGAGGGACCCGGAATCGAGTTCCTGGAATATCTAAGCCCCAACGACGGACGATCGATGCCGGAATCTGAACGCCCGAACGATCTGTTTCATTGGCACACGCGACTGGTCACGACACAAATGCCCGCCCTGATTCGCCAGCTCACAATGATGCGAACCCCGTTTCTTTCCGGTGGGCCCATCACCCTCCCCTCGCCAACCTTTGGATTTGCCTCAGGCCTCCTGATCCGCGATCCAACAGGGCACGTCCTGCAAATCGTCCAACGATAA
- a CDS encoding MGH1-like glycoside hydrolase domain-containing protein, producing the protein MPKAPLHLTKEEARLEEAKKRTVHWKRWGPYLSERQWGTVREDYSPHGNAWEYFSHDQARSRAYRWGEDGIGGICDRHQQICFALALWNGKDPILKERLFGLTGNEGNHGEDVKEYYFYLDSTPTHSYMKFLYKYPQHPFPYAQLIEENRKRGKHDWEYELMDTGVFDDNRYFDVFIEYAKATHEDILIMITAHNRGPDAAELHVLPTIWFRNTWFWTPHAPRPTLNRDEDLGDAQAIHLDHEQYGSRWLLCEGTPDMLFTENDTNTQRLYGVPNAGPYVKDGINDYIVAGTQGTVNPQQVGTKAAIHYHPLIAPGQSITYRLRLTNLPPTEGQLGEEFETLFPARQQEADEFFAKRLGTCHSADAQNVQRQAFAGMLWSKQFYHFDVRTWLAGDPTGPSPPAGRKDGRNTDWKHLYNEDIISMPDKWEYPWFAAWDLAFHCVPLALVDPDFAKDQLRLLVREWYMHPNGQIPAYEWAFGDVNPPVHAWATWRVYKIEKRIRGKADRVWLAKIFHKLLLNFTWWVNRKDADGRNIFQGGFLGLDNIGLFDRSAPLPTGGYIDQSDGTSWMGMYCLNMLAIALELARHDPSYGDVASKFFEHFVYISHAINHIGEGNHEASLWDETDGFYYDMLHFPDGHHQQMKVRSMVGLIPLFAVETLEPEVVDALPGFKRRLLWFIENRPEFRRHVCSTSLPDGSVRRMLSIVDQEQLPRVMKYMLDEEEFLSTYGIRALSKYHQDHPYVLHVNGDEHRVDYEPAESKTGLFGGNSNWRGPVWFPVNFLLIESLQKFHHFFGDQLTMECPTGSGSQQTLWQVAAELSRRLNRLFLRDPSGHRPVFGGVAKFQQDPHWRDYLLFHEYFHGDNGAGLGASHQTGWTGLVTKLLEQSGE; encoded by the coding sequence ATGCCCAAAGCCCCGCTCCACCTGACAAAAGAAGAAGCACGATTAGAGGAAGCCAAAAAGCGCACCGTGCATTGGAAACGGTGGGGACCCTATCTGAGTGAACGCCAATGGGGCACCGTTCGTGAGGATTACAGCCCCCACGGGAACGCCTGGGAATACTTCTCTCACGACCAGGCCCGCTCACGCGCCTATCGGTGGGGCGAGGATGGCATCGGTGGCATCTGCGACCGCCACCAGCAGATTTGCTTTGCGCTGGCGCTCTGGAACGGAAAAGATCCGATTCTGAAGGAACGCTTGTTTGGCTTGACCGGGAACGAAGGCAATCATGGGGAAGACGTCAAAGAGTATTACTTTTACCTGGACTCCACACCGACGCATTCCTACATGAAGTTTTTGTATAAATATCCCCAACACCCGTTTCCCTATGCCCAATTGATCGAAGAAAACCGGAAGCGGGGCAAACACGATTGGGAATATGAGTTGATGGACACGGGTGTGTTTGATGACAACCGGTATTTCGACGTGTTTATCGAATATGCCAAAGCCACACACGAAGACATCCTGATCATGATTACTGCTCATAACCGGGGGCCTGACGCCGCGGAGCTTCATGTGTTGCCGACCATCTGGTTCCGCAACACCTGGTTCTGGACGCCGCATGCGCCACGTCCCACTCTCAATCGGGATGAAGACCTTGGCGATGCGCAGGCCATCCACCTGGACCATGAACAATACGGGTCGCGATGGTTGTTATGCGAAGGCACACCGGACATGCTCTTTACCGAAAATGACACCAATACACAGCGACTGTATGGGGTGCCCAACGCCGGCCCCTACGTCAAAGACGGGATCAATGACTATATCGTCGCCGGCACACAAGGGACAGTGAATCCGCAACAAGTGGGAACGAAGGCTGCGATCCATTATCATCCCTTGATTGCTCCCGGACAAAGCATCACCTACCGACTGCGATTGACCAACCTCCCTCCGACCGAGGGCCAGTTGGGCGAAGAATTTGAAACCCTTTTCCCGGCGCGCCAACAGGAAGCGGATGAATTTTTTGCCAAACGACTCGGAACGTGCCATTCCGCCGATGCCCAAAATGTTCAGCGTCAGGCATTTGCGGGGATGCTGTGGAGCAAACAGTTTTATCATTTTGACGTGCGCACCTGGCTTGCCGGCGACCCCACAGGACCGTCGCCTCCCGCAGGGCGAAAAGATGGCCGGAACACGGATTGGAAGCATCTCTATAATGAAGACATTATTTCCATGCCCGACAAATGGGAATATCCGTGGTTTGCCGCCTGGGACCTTGCCTTTCATTGCGTGCCGTTGGCTCTGGTCGATCCCGATTTCGCGAAGGACCAGCTCCGGTTGCTGGTACGCGAATGGTACATGCATCCCAACGGTCAAATTCCGGCCTATGAGTGGGCGTTCGGCGATGTGAATCCGCCCGTCCACGCCTGGGCCACCTGGCGGGTGTATAAAATTGAAAAACGCATCAGGGGCAAAGCCGACCGGGTGTGGTTAGCCAAGATATTCCATAAACTCCTGCTGAACTTTACCTGGTGGGTCAACCGGAAAGATGCCGATGGCCGGAATATTTTTCAGGGAGGGTTCCTCGGACTGGATAATATCGGCCTTTTCGACCGGTCCGCGCCGCTTCCCACCGGCGGATATATCGATCAATCCGACGGCACCAGCTGGATGGGCATGTATTGCCTGAATATGCTGGCCATTGCCCTGGAACTGGCACGACACGATCCATCTTACGGCGATGTGGCCAGCAAGTTCTTTGAACATTTTGTCTACATCTCGCACGCCATTAATCACATCGGGGAAGGCAATCACGAAGCCTCCCTCTGGGATGAGACCGACGGCTTCTATTATGACATGCTGCATTTTCCGGACGGCCACCATCAACAAATGAAGGTCCGGTCCATGGTGGGATTGATCCCGCTCTTTGCCGTTGAAACGTTGGAACCGGAAGTGGTGGATGCCTTGCCGGGCTTTAAACGGCGCCTGTTGTGGTTTATCGAAAACCGCCCGGAATTCCGGCGTCATGTCTGTTCAACCAGCCTGCCGGATGGAAGTGTTCGTCGGATGCTCTCCATAGTGGATCAGGAACAACTTCCTCGCGTCATGAAGTACATGCTGGATGAAGAAGAATTTCTCTCCACGTATGGCATTCGAGCCTTATCAAAATACCATCAAGACCACCCCTATGTGCTCCATGTGAATGGAGATGAACATCGCGTGGATTATGAACCGGCCGAATCCAAAACAGGGTTGTTCGGCGGCAACTCCAATTGGCGGGGACCGGTTTGGTTTCCGGTCAATTTTCTGCTCATCGAATCATTACAAAAGTTCCATCATTTCTTCGGCGATCAGCTCACCATGGAATGCCCGACCGGATCAGGATCGCAACAAACTTTGTGGCAAGTCGCGGCGGAACTATCCCGTCGTCTCAATCGTCTCTTCCTTCGTGATCCTTCCGGGCATCGACCGGTCTTCGGGGGAGTCGCCAAGTTTCAACAGGATCCGCATTGGCGGGATTACCTGTTATTCCATGAATATTTTCACGGAGACAATGGGGCGGGATTAGGCGCCAGCCACCAAACGGGCTGGACCGGACTTGTCACCAAACTGTTGGAACAATCAGGAGAATAG
- a CDS encoding amylo-alpha-1,6-glucosidase: MPSTTKPSDRRPTLSRSAPAWPQVVDVGREICGDLWLSERREWLVTNGIGGFASGTVAGSLTRRYHGLLIAALKPPLGRTLLVSKLEETVEYQEQIVQLSTNHWHSGTVAPAGFVFLERFRLEGTTPVWTFAIGDALVEKRIWMEPGENTTYVQYAFTRGSLPIRLNLRAFINHRDYHGITLDTLHEFSTTAIPHGLQILPAEGSPFILSASGGSVEAANMWYHNYDLPLERERGLPDREHHLHIGTWNIDLKPGEVITWMASTRLKPSRPAASCFELRRRHDMALLQSEPTVKQSPQGWPDWIQQLTLAADQFIASRPLATHDAGHTIIAGYHWFGDWGRDTMISLPGLTLTTRRVDIARSILSTFAQYANQGMLPNRFPDAGEEPEYNTVDATLWYVEAVRQYVDATDDRTFLKTIFPVLVEMLAWYRKGTRFGIGMDPADHLLHAGEPGVQLTWMDAKIGDWVVTPRVGKPVEINALWYQAWLTLGQLARTMKEPHEEFLQTAKAIHTSFQRFWDERLHRCYDVVDGPHGHDPAPRPNQLFAVSLPNSPLTYKQQHAVVDYCAQHLYTSYGLRSLGQEDPQYVGQYEGDTRQRDGAYHQGTVWGWLLGPFVLAHFRVYRNPEAARSYLAPMAHHLNDYGLGTLGEIFDGQPPYAPRGCIAQAWTVAEILRAWHLIHTSTNKHRTENHTPQK, from the coding sequence ATGCCTTCCACGACAAAGCCGTCAGACCGCAGGCCAACCCTGTCCCGGAGCGCACCAGCCTGGCCACAGGTCGTGGATGTTGGCAGAGAAATTTGCGGCGATTTGTGGCTGTCCGAACGGCGGGAATGGCTCGTCACTAATGGCATCGGAGGGTTTGCCTCCGGCACCGTGGCGGGTTCCCTGACCCGACGGTATCACGGCCTGCTCATTGCCGCCCTCAAGCCACCCCTCGGACGCACCTTGTTGGTCAGCAAACTGGAAGAAACTGTGGAGTACCAGGAACAAATCGTTCAGCTCTCCACCAACCATTGGCATAGCGGAACCGTGGCGCCAGCGGGATTTGTCTTCCTGGAACGCTTCCGCCTGGAAGGCACGACACCGGTCTGGACGTTTGCCATCGGGGACGCATTAGTCGAAAAGCGCATATGGATGGAACCCGGTGAGAATACCACGTACGTGCAGTACGCCTTCACCAGAGGATCGCTTCCGATTCGCCTCAATCTGCGAGCCTTCATCAATCACCGGGACTACCATGGCATCACGCTGGACACTCTTCATGAATTTTCAACCACCGCCATCCCGCATGGACTCCAGATTCTACCCGCAGAAGGTTCTCCGTTTATCCTGTCCGCATCGGGAGGATCGGTTGAAGCCGCCAATATGTGGTACCACAATTACGATCTGCCGCTCGAACGCGAACGGGGACTTCCCGATCGGGAACATCATCTGCACATCGGCACATGGAACATCGACTTGAAACCGGGCGAAGTGATCACCTGGATGGCCAGCACCCGTCTTAAGCCGTCCAGACCCGCTGCTTCGTGTTTCGAATTACGCCGACGCCATGATATGGCATTACTCCAATCGGAACCTACGGTAAAACAATCGCCCCAGGGTTGGCCGGACTGGATCCAACAGCTCACACTGGCCGCCGATCAATTTATCGCCTCACGCCCCCTGGCAACTCATGACGCCGGTCATACCATCATTGCCGGGTATCACTGGTTTGGGGATTGGGGCCGGGACACGATGATCAGCCTGCCGGGACTCACCCTGACCACCAGGCGCGTTGACATCGCTCGCAGCATTCTGTCGACGTTCGCGCAATATGCCAATCAAGGCATGCTGCCCAATCGTTTCCCCGATGCGGGGGAGGAACCGGAATACAACACCGTTGATGCGACGCTCTGGTACGTCGAGGCCGTCCGTCAATATGTGGACGCCACCGATGATCGCACCTTTCTCAAAACGATCTTTCCCGTGCTTGTCGAGATGCTGGCGTGGTACCGCAAGGGCACCAGGTTTGGAATCGGTATGGATCCCGCCGATCACTTACTTCATGCCGGAGAGCCGGGCGTACAGCTCACCTGGATGGATGCCAAGATCGGAGACTGGGTCGTGACTCCGCGGGTCGGCAAACCTGTCGAGATCAATGCGCTGTGGTACCAAGCCTGGCTGACCTTGGGCCAATTGGCCAGGACCATGAAAGAGCCGCACGAGGAATTTCTACAAACAGCCAAGGCCATCCACACATCCTTTCAACGGTTCTGGGACGAACGATTACACCGCTGTTATGACGTGGTGGACGGACCGCATGGCCATGATCCGGCCCCACGACCCAATCAATTGTTCGCCGTGTCCCTGCCAAACAGTCCGCTCACCTACAAACAGCAACATGCTGTCGTGGATTATTGCGCCCAACATCTCTACACATCGTATGGGTTACGCAGCCTGGGACAGGAAGATCCCCAATACGTAGGACAGTATGAAGGAGATACCCGGCAGAGGGATGGCGCCTATCATCAAGGCACCGTGTGGGGCTGGCTACTTGGTCCTTTTGTGCTGGCACACTTTCGGGTCTATCGCAATCCCGAAGCTGCTCGATCGTATCTTGCACCGATGGCTCATCATCTCAACGATTACGGACTGGGAACGCTGGGAGAAATTTTTGACGGCCAACCTCCGTACGCTCCACGTGGCTGCATCGCCCAAGCCTGGACCGTGGCCGAAATCCTCCGCGCCTGGCATCTCATTCACACGTCCACCAACAAGCATAGAACAGAAAACCATACGCCCCAAAAATAA
- a CDS encoding ATP-binding protein codes for MTLISTLRSFYLRLVTNKEDSSQLHESESYTNWCTRFAWERLTVLYLLGLVANPAFIVADVLLHQEHLDAILDIRTILELGLLGCFLLVRYQPAAIPPHVFLILWVLIGNLCIVQMTVVLGGFTAQYYNGLNLVFLAAAVIVPVSWPSHLIAQAGTLIAYYGLNLLKTSVTADIDAAIENSFFLIWTCVALLFSVSLYERLQRAEFQARLLERKARVELETSNQKLLELDRLKSEFFANISHEIRTPLTLAVGAFKTLLKSSLGAEAKEVVQTGLRNASRLLFLINELLDLAKFDSGRTTPNKRCMDFAALVSSVVMNFDSSPTRRIHVKGLMQPVALEADPLQMKKVLYNLLSNAFKFSDPHEGQVWIRLSSKEHSIELEVEDNGIGIPPEQLGRIFDRFTQVESSATRRYEGSGIGLALVKEIVMLHGGTIAVESDPGRGSVFTITLPRGNVTADQILAIQDDEEDRDVLPRPAEDAQKDDESFLSPAEKHDAPLVLVVDDNADMRGYVKKILHRQYQIVVARDGAEALEMAQHFHPALILTDVMMPKMSGQDLLKAVRSDKALRSTPVIFLTARAGTEARIESLEAGADDYLSKPFDEPELLARVDNLIRTRLQERELVQLQKEKLARFLPQNLADMIMSGDHEDFLKGHRREITVLFIDLRGFTPFTETVAPEVVMTVLREYQTVMGCLISEYGGTLERFAGDGIMVYFNDPQPCPNHAEQAVRMAIAMRREVFSLEGQWKKRGISLGVGIGIATGFATIGLIGFERRMDYTAIGPVTNLASRLCSEAQHGQILVPEQVSFLLGKLVSTEPVGELALKGIQRPLSVYQVIGLNT; via the coding sequence ATGACCCTCATCTCCACGTTACGCAGTTTTTATTTAAGACTCGTGACAAACAAGGAAGACAGTTCGCAGCTCCATGAATCTGAATCTTACACAAATTGGTGCACCCGGTTTGCCTGGGAACGCTTGACCGTCCTTTATCTTTTGGGTTTGGTCGCCAATCCGGCATTCATCGTAGCCGACGTCCTCCTCCATCAAGAGCACCTCGATGCAATCCTCGACATACGCACGATTTTGGAGTTAGGGCTCCTCGGTTGTTTTCTGCTGGTGAGATACCAACCTGCCGCAATCCCGCCACATGTGTTCTTAATCCTTTGGGTATTGATTGGCAACCTGTGCATCGTCCAGATGACCGTCGTGCTTGGCGGATTCACCGCCCAGTATTACAACGGACTCAATCTCGTATTCCTGGCTGCAGCGGTCATTGTGCCGGTGTCCTGGCCCAGTCATCTGATCGCTCAGGCGGGAACGCTCATAGCATATTATGGGCTGAATCTTCTCAAGACATCTGTGACGGCTGATATCGATGCAGCCATTGAGAACTCGTTTTTTCTCATATGGACCTGTGTCGCCTTACTGTTCTCGGTTTCCCTCTACGAGCGACTGCAGCGGGCCGAATTTCAAGCACGGCTCCTCGAGCGAAAGGCAAGGGTTGAATTGGAGACATCCAATCAAAAACTTCTCGAACTGGATCGGTTGAAAAGTGAGTTCTTTGCCAATATCAGCCATGAAATTCGCACGCCGCTCACTCTGGCGGTGGGTGCATTTAAGACGCTCTTGAAATCTTCACTAGGCGCAGAAGCCAAAGAGGTGGTCCAGACCGGTTTACGGAATGCATCAAGACTCTTGTTTCTCATCAATGAGTTGCTGGACCTGGCTAAATTCGACAGCGGTCGCACCACTCCGAACAAACGGTGTATGGATTTCGCTGCGCTCGTGAGCAGTGTGGTGATGAATTTCGATTCCAGCCCGACCCGTCGCATCCATGTGAAAGGCCTGATGCAACCGGTGGCCCTGGAGGCCGATCCACTCCAAATGAAAAAGGTGCTGTATAACCTGCTCTCCAACGCCTTCAAGTTCAGCGATCCCCATGAAGGCCAGGTGTGGATTCGTCTCTCCTCCAAGGAACATTCCATTGAGCTGGAGGTTGAAGACAACGGCATCGGCATTCCACCCGAACAATTAGGTCGAATCTTCGACCGATTCACTCAAGTGGAAAGCAGTGCCACGCGGCGGTACGAAGGCAGCGGGATCGGATTGGCCCTGGTGAAGGAAATCGTCATGCTGCATGGGGGAACCATTGCGGTGGAAAGCGACCCCGGCCGTGGTTCCGTATTTACCATCACCTTGCCTCGCGGGAATGTGACGGCTGATCAGATCCTTGCCATTCAAGACGACGAGGAGGATCGGGACGTTCTTCCCAGACCAGCCGAAGACGCACAGAAAGACGATGAGTCCTTTCTTTCCCCCGCTGAAAAACATGACGCCCCTTTGGTGTTGGTGGTCGATGACAATGCCGATATGCGCGGGTACGTCAAAAAAATATTGCACAGACAATATCAGATCGTGGTAGCCAGGGACGGGGCGGAAGCCCTGGAGATGGCTCAACACTTCCACCCGGCATTGATTCTGACGGATGTCATGATGCCGAAAATGAGCGGACAGGATCTCTTGAAGGCCGTTCGAAGCGATAAGGCACTTCGCTCGACCCCCGTGATTTTCTTAACAGCCCGCGCTGGGACCGAAGCACGCATTGAAAGTCTGGAAGCCGGAGCCGACGATTATCTTTCCAAACCCTTCGACGAACCGGAACTCCTGGCACGCGTCGACAACCTGATACGAACACGCCTACAAGAACGGGAACTCGTGCAATTACAAAAAGAAAAATTAGCCAGGTTCTTACCTCAAAATCTGGCCGACATGATTATGTCGGGCGACCACGAGGATTTCCTGAAAGGGCATCGCAGAGAAATCACCGTGCTCTTCATCGACCTTCGAGGATTCACCCCCTTTACTGAAACGGTAGCTCCCGAAGTGGTGATGACGGTCCTTCGTGAATACCAGACCGTGATGGGTTGTCTGATCTCCGAATATGGCGGAACACTTGAGCGATTTGCCGGCGACGGCATCATGGTCTATTTTAACGATCCGCAGCCCTGTCCCAATCATGCGGAACAAGCGGTGCGCATGGCGATCGCCATGCGACGTGAGGTCTTTTCGTTGGAAGGGCAATGGAAAAAGCGCGGCATTTCCCTCGGGGTAGGAATCGGGATAGCGACCGGATTTGCCACAATTGGTTTGATTGGATTTGAAAGGCGAATGGACTATACCGCGATCGGGCCCGTCACCAATCTTGCCTCCAGACTCTGCAGCGAGGCCCAACACGGTCAAATCCTGGTCCCGGAACAAGTCTCCTTCCTTCTCGGAAAGTTGGTCTCGACCGAACCGGTCGGGGAACTCGCACTGAAAGGCATTCAACGGCCCCTTTCCGTCTATCAGGTGATCGGATTGAACACCTAA